The following proteins come from a genomic window of Acetivibrio cellulolyticus CD2:
- a CDS encoding copper amine oxidase N-terminal domain-containing protein, producing MKKIAFILTIILCLSIMATFAVSLELPLRVVVDGNKLSFPDAQPFIDSNGRTQTPARFIGEALGASVTWDAASKKATFVMDSKKLVLYIGKKEYELDGRKLQMDTAALLVENRTFVPARYVAEAFGATVTWDNVIKTVYIYTDGRVVPTPQATKDPVYGWIKVDTDRQDVEYGISITFTSDSKILEERYDAAEKMFADAYGEDIAKDVFQYLRQKKTVNDELTLKTYNLGKKTVTAEAAGFSILLKVWKEGVVF from the coding sequence ATGAAGAAAATAGCATTTATTCTAACGATTATTTTATGTCTGTCAATAATGGCAACATTTGCAGTATCATTGGAGCTACCCCTTCGTGTAGTGGTAGATGGTAATAAACTTAGCTTTCCTGATGCGCAGCCTTTTATAGATTCAAACGGAAGAACTCAAACACCGGCAAGGTTTATAGGTGAGGCACTAGGCGCATCAGTAACCTGGGATGCTGCTTCAAAGAAAGCGACTTTTGTTATGGATAGTAAAAAGCTTGTGCTGTACATAGGCAAGAAAGAATATGAACTTGATGGAAGGAAGCTGCAAATGGATACTGCCGCACTTCTTGTAGAGAATAGAACGTTCGTACCCGCAAGATACGTGGCAGAAGCTTTTGGTGCGACAGTAACCTGGGACAATGTTATTAAAACAGTGTATATTTATACTGACGGGAGAGTAGTACCTACGCCGCAGGCAACGAAGGATCCTGTTTATGGGTGGATAAAGGTTGATACTGATAGACAAGATGTAGAGTATGGCATATCCATTACATTTACTTCAGATTCTAAGATACTGGAAGAAAGATATGATGCAGCAGAAAAGATGTTTGCAGATGCATATGGGGAAGATATAGCAAAAGATGTTTTTCAATATTTAAGACAAAAGAAGACAGTCAACGATGAATTAACGCTTAAAACGTATAATTTGGGTAAAAAGACTGTAACTGCAGAGGCCGCTGGATTTAGCATATTGCTAAAAGTCTGGAAAGAGGGTGTAGTGTTTTAA